From a region of the Carassius auratus strain Wakin unplaced genomic scaffold, ASM336829v1 scaf_tig00217098, whole genome shotgun sequence genome:
- the LOC113099997 gene encoding septin-9-like isoform X3: MSDSNVNAHLEGIISDFEALKRSFEVEEDTSTNPSPLSRRTTNPLRSATSSTSSRFHDMRSLNSESTSRHASDSSSNQSSPKSGMGRIELSRARIPEAVSRRTEISIDISSKQVDSSPSPGITRFGLKRPEVSLQSKATDGPLYRRAEGNHSRPQEPPTPPRRADPPISASRIPEVSQRRAEPPSPLEISAPTRRAEMHINRQLDTPSPARESENSFTSAASITPNFDEYKTPPAVHEAPLRPQESKSHVL; the protein is encoded by the exons ATGTCTGATTCCAATGTCAATGCGCATTTGGAGGGAATTATCTCAGACTTTGAAG CACTTAAGAGGTCATTTGAAGTGGAGGAGGACACATCCACAAACCCATCCCCTCTGTCCCGTAGAACGACCAATCCTCTGCGCTCCGCCACCTCTTCTACGAGCAGCCGTTTCCATGACATGAGATCGCTCAACTCCGAGTCCACCTCCAGGCACGCTTCAGATTCCTCCTCCAACCAGAGCTCTCCAAAGTCTGGCATGGGGCGCATAGAGTTATCGAGGGCCCGCATCCCAGAGGCTGTGTCGCGCAGGACCGAGATCTCCATCGACATCTCCTCCAAGCAGGTGGACAGCTCACCCAGTCCCGGTATCACCCGCTTCGGCTTAAAGAGACCTGAGGTCTCGCTCCAGAGTAAAGCCACAGATGGGCCTCTTTACAGAAGGGCTGAAGGTAACCACAGCAGACCCCAGGAACCTCCAACACCACCAAGGAGAGCTGACCCACCAATATCTGCGTCCCGGATCCCTGAGGTGTCCCAGAGGCGAGCAGAGCCTCCCAGCCCTCTTGAGATCTCAGCTCCTACCAGACGGGCAGAGATGCACATTAACAGACAGCTGGACACACCGTCTCCTGCACGGGAGTCAGAGAACAGCTTCACCTCCGCAGCCAGCATCACTCCTAACTTCGATGAATACAAAACCCCTCCAGCAGTACATGAAGCCCCACTAAGGCCTCAAGAGAGTAAGTCACATGTGCTTTAA
- the LOC113099997 gene encoding septin-9-like isoform X2, producing the protein MKKSYSGIARSTSGKLRRPERGEATSPTGTGSALKRSFEVEEDTSTNPSPLSRRTTNPLRSATSSTSSRFHDMRSLNSESTSRHASDSSSNQSSPKSGMGRIELSRARIPEAVSRRTEISIDISSKQVDSSPSPGITRFGLKRPEVSLQSKATDGPLYRRAEGNHSRPQEPPTPPRRADPPISASRIPEVSQRRAEPPSPLEISAPTRRAEMHINRQLDTPSPARESENSFTSAASITPNFDEYKTPPAVHEAPLRPQESKSHVL; encoded by the exons ATGAAGAAATCATATTCTG GCATTGCGAGGTCCACCAGCGGCAAGCTGAGGAGGCCAGAGAGAGGAGAGGCAACAAGTCCTACTGGTACTGGTTCTG CACTTAAGAGGTCATTTGAAGTGGAGGAGGACACATCCACAAACCCATCCCCTCTGTCCCGTAGAACGACCAATCCTCTGCGCTCCGCCACCTCTTCTACGAGCAGCCGTTTCCATGACATGAGATCGCTCAACTCCGAGTCCACCTCCAGGCACGCTTCAGATTCCTCCTCCAACCAGAGCTCTCCAAAGTCTGGCATGGGGCGCATAGAGTTATCGAGGGCCCGCATCCCAGAGGCTGTGTCGCGCAGGACCGAGATCTCCATCGACATCTCCTCCAAGCAGGTGGACAGCTCACCCAGTCCCGGTATCACCCGCTTCGGCTTAAAGAGACCTGAGGTCTCGCTCCAGAGTAAAGCCACAGATGGGCCTCTTTACAGAAGGGCTGAAGGTAACCACAGCAGACCCCAGGAACCTCCAACACCACCAAGGAGAGCTGACCCACCAATATCTGCGTCCCGGATCCCTGAGGTGTCCCAGAGGCGAGCAGAGCCTCCCAGCCCTCTTGAGATCTCAGCTCCTACCAGACGGGCAGAGATGCACATTAACAGACAGCTGGACACACCGTCTCCTGCACGGGAGTCAGAGAACAGCTTCACCTCCGCAGCCAGCATCACTCCTAACTTCGATGAATACAAAACCCCTCCAGCAGTACATGAAGCCCCACTAAGGCCTCAAGAGAGTAAGTCACATGTGCTTTAA
- the LOC113099997 gene encoding septin-9-like isoform X4, protein MEGDRIAALKRSFEVEEDTSTNPSPLSRRTTNPLRSATSSTSSRFHDMRSLNSESTSRHASDSSSNQSSPKSGMGRIELSRARIPEAVSRRTEISIDISSKQVDSSPSPGITRFGLKRPEVSLQSKATDGPLYRRAEGNHSRPQEPPTPPRRADPPISASRIPEVSQRRAEPPSPLEISAPTRRAEMHINRQLDTPSPARESENSFTSAASITPNFDEYKTPPAVHEAPLRPQESKSHVL, encoded by the exons ATGGAGGGGGACAGAATCGCAG CACTTAAGAGGTCATTTGAAGTGGAGGAGGACACATCCACAAACCCATCCCCTCTGTCCCGTAGAACGACCAATCCTCTGCGCTCCGCCACCTCTTCTACGAGCAGCCGTTTCCATGACATGAGATCGCTCAACTCCGAGTCCACCTCCAGGCACGCTTCAGATTCCTCCTCCAACCAGAGCTCTCCAAAGTCTGGCATGGGGCGCATAGAGTTATCGAGGGCCCGCATCCCAGAGGCTGTGTCGCGCAGGACCGAGATCTCCATCGACATCTCCTCCAAGCAGGTGGACAGCTCACCCAGTCCCGGTATCACCCGCTTCGGCTTAAAGAGACCTGAGGTCTCGCTCCAGAGTAAAGCCACAGATGGGCCTCTTTACAGAAGGGCTGAAGGTAACCACAGCAGACCCCAGGAACCTCCAACACCACCAAGGAGAGCTGACCCACCAATATCTGCGTCCCGGATCCCTGAGGTGTCCCAGAGGCGAGCAGAGCCTCCCAGCCCTCTTGAGATCTCAGCTCCTACCAGACGGGCAGAGATGCACATTAACAGACAGCTGGACACACCGTCTCCTGCACGGGAGTCAGAGAACAGCTTCACCTCCGCAGCCAGCATCACTCCTAACTTCGATGAATACAAAACCCCTCCAGCAGTACATGAAGCCCCACTAAGGCCTCAAGAGAGTAAGTCACATGTGCTTTAA
- the LOC113099997 gene encoding septin-9-like isoform X1 gives MNEPDTIALESGDDCSFKRESSQTAAMFTEHLKRVKSALKRSFEVEEDTSTNPSPLSRRTTNPLRSATSSTSSRFHDMRSLNSESTSRHASDSSSNQSSPKSGMGRIELSRARIPEAVSRRTEISIDISSKQVDSSPSPGITRFGLKRPEVSLQSKATDGPLYRRAEGNHSRPQEPPTPPRRADPPISASRIPEVSQRRAEPPSPLEISAPTRRAEMHINRQLDTPSPARESENSFTSAASITPNFDEYKTPPAVHEAPLRPQESKSHVL, from the exons ATGAACGAACCGGACACCATTGCGCTCGAGTCAGGCGATGACTGTTCATTCAAGCGTGAGAGCTCTCAAACTGCAGCTATGTTTACTGAACATTTGAAGCGCGTGAAATCAG CACTTAAGAGGTCATTTGAAGTGGAGGAGGACACATCCACAAACCCATCCCCTCTGTCCCGTAGAACGACCAATCCTCTGCGCTCCGCCACCTCTTCTACGAGCAGCCGTTTCCATGACATGAGATCGCTCAACTCCGAGTCCACCTCCAGGCACGCTTCAGATTCCTCCTCCAACCAGAGCTCTCCAAAGTCTGGCATGGGGCGCATAGAGTTATCGAGGGCCCGCATCCCAGAGGCTGTGTCGCGCAGGACCGAGATCTCCATCGACATCTCCTCCAAGCAGGTGGACAGCTCACCCAGTCCCGGTATCACCCGCTTCGGCTTAAAGAGACCTGAGGTCTCGCTCCAGAGTAAAGCCACAGATGGGCCTCTTTACAGAAGGGCTGAAGGTAACCACAGCAGACCCCAGGAACCTCCAACACCACCAAGGAGAGCTGACCCACCAATATCTGCGTCCCGGATCCCTGAGGTGTCCCAGAGGCGAGCAGAGCCTCCCAGCCCTCTTGAGATCTCAGCTCCTACCAGACGGGCAGAGATGCACATTAACAGACAGCTGGACACACCGTCTCCTGCACGGGAGTCAGAGAACAGCTTCACCTCCGCAGCCAGCATCACTCCTAACTTCGATGAATACAAAACCCCTCCAGCAGTACATGAAGCCCCACTAAGGCCTCAAGAGAGTAAGTCACATGTGCTTTAA
- the LOC113099996 gene encoding uncharacterized protein LOC113099996, whose translation MMSLQIFIFLLVVLCLTNFVASADVIKYRGDNFTMTFPAPQKEALGVFLHSRSEISRQVFYYFFKTKKLTVLKDFEGRVGVKYDEKTLTIDIINLQLTDAGAYWCTCNRLQGGCQMDDKGPFLLVKEPVANVASSKSADQKSGGINELMILVMAITAGSVLLLLLLVFGVWLVPKIKKQMRSKEKGEKERRCNNGVYEVMTVHRKAEFA comes from the exons ATGATGTCTCTGCAAATCTTCATCTTCTTGTTGGTTGTCCTTTGTCTTACCAACTTTGTTGCAAGTGCAG ATGTGATCAAATATAGAGGTGACAATTTCACCATGACGTTTCCTGCACCTCAGAAAGAAGCACTGGGTGTATTTCTGCACAGCAGAAGTGAGATCAGCCGACAAGTCTTCTACTACTTTTTTAAAACCAAGAAATTAACTGTCCTTAAAGACTTTGAAGGACGTGTTGGAGTCAAATATGATGAAAAGACCCTGACAATAGACATCATTAACCTACAACTGACAGATGCTGGGGCTTACTGGTGCACCTGCAATCGTTTGCAGGGGGGATGTCAAATGGACGACAAAGGTCCTTTTCTTTTGGTGAAAG AGCCAGTGGCCAATGTGGCCTCTTCCAAAAGTGCTGATCAAAAGTCTGGTGgcataaatgaattaatgatcCTAGTGATGGCTATCACAGCTGGCAGTGTGCTCTTACTGTTACTCCTTGTGTTTGGAGTGTGGCTGGTGCCCAAG ATTAAGAAACAGATGAGAAGCAAAGAGAAAGGTGAAAAGGAGAGAAGGTGTAACAATGGAGTGTATGAGGTCATGACTGTTCACCGAAAGGCAGAGTTTGCATGA